The Deltaproteobacteria bacterium genomic sequence CGGCGCCGGCGGCGAGCGCAGGTGGAGCCCCGAGACCGAGAGCAGGTGCGCGATGCCGAGCGCCGCCCACGCGCGGCGATCCACGTCGGGCAACGCGGACGCGTCGCCGAGGCCGAGCGTCGCGAGCAGCGCGCCCCCGCGCCCGGCCCGCTGCAGGCGCGCGAGAGCGGAGAGACGAGCGTGCGCGAGGACTTGCAGCGAGCTCTGCCGTGGCGCCTCGACGACCTGGACGAGCAGCGCATCGACCGCGCGCGCTGAAGCGCCGACTCCTCGGCGCGCGAGCGCGCGAGCCGCGTCGAAGCCGCCGGGGTTCGCCGCGCCAGGGCGCTGAGTCTGCGTGCGGACGAGCGCGCGAATCGTTGCACCGAGCGGCGGCGGCGCAGCCCCCGCGTCGAGCGCGAGCTGCATCCGTCGCGGGCCGTCTGGGGTCGCGGGGCGCACCCACGCGACGCGCTCGAGCACGAGCCGGGTGTGCGTCGCGCGCGGCTCGATGCGTGCGACGTGCCCCTCGATCACGGCGTCGCGCCGCGGCTGGGCGAGCGTCGCGAGCGATTCGCGAGCGCGCGCTCCCATCAGCGCTGCGCCCGCGGAAAGCGCTGCGAGGAGCGCGAGCAGCGCCGCGCTGCGTGCGCGAGTGCGCCACGCGAGCACGAGAGCGAGCGCCGCGCACGCGGCTGCCGCGAAGCGCGCCGCAGCGGCGAGCGCGGGCCACGCGTCGCCGATCGCGATGCCCGCGGCAAACGCCGCGGTCGTTAGGGGAAGCGCCGCGCGCATCGCGCGCTCTCCGCGTGACCAGGAGCGAGCTCAGCCTAGATCAGTACCCGCGGACGCGAGTCCCAAACTTCCGAGCCCTCGCCCGCACGCGACGCGGGCGCGACGCGACCGGACGCATCCGCACGCGATCGACCACATCGCAGGTTTGGCGTCAGACGCCAGTTCCGCGAATCTTGCCCCGCGGGCTCGCGCCTCAGTGCAGGACGCGCTTCGGCGCGGGCTGCTGCGGGCGCTTCATGCGCACGACGTAGGCGGCGAGCGTTTCCAGCGCCTCGTCGAGCTTCGTCAGCTCGTCGGTGAAGCTGCCGAGCAGGCGCTGCATCTCGCCGAGCTCGTCGGCGGCTTTGCGTAGCGCTTCCAGCTCGCGCTTCTGCGACGTGAACGCGAGCGCGATGCCCGCGACGACGCCCTGATAACGCCCCGCATCGAGGGCCGCGGCACGCTTCTCGATCGCCTGCGCGAGCCGGTGCGCGAGCGCCGCGTCGAGCCCGCGCGCCACCAAGTCCGCCTGAATCTCGTCCAGCTTCCGTTCCACGGGACGCCCGCGTCGCAAGCGCGGTGCCAGCAGGCTCACACGCGCAGGGCGGCGGCAAGTCGCGAACGAAGCCGCGTGTGGGCCTCAGCTATCCGCTGCGCTCGGCGCCTCGGAGCTGGCCGGCTCGGTGAGCGGCTCGCTCGCCACGATTGGGAACTCGGCTTCCCTCTCGAGCGCGCGGAAGAAGCCGTGAATGCGCTCCGCGTCGCCGCGCGCGATGCCCTTTACCGCGGCGAGCTCGTCCGCGCTCGCCTCGCGCACGCGCTTCAGCGAGCCGAGCTCGCGCAGGAGTGCGCGCCGTTTCGTGGGGCCGATGCCCGGGATCTCCTCGAGGATCGAGAGCATCGCCCTGCGCTGGCGCAGCGAGCGCTGGAACTCGATCGCGAAGCGGTGCGCCTCGTCGCGAATGCGCTGCAGCAGCAGCAGCCCCTTCGAGCTCGGCAACAACAACACGGGGTTCACGCGATCGGGCAGGAACACGCGCTCTGCCTTGAGCCCGCCGCTGCGCTTCACGCGCACACTCGGGCTCTCGTCGTCGCGCTCCTTCGCGAGCCCGACGTGGTCCTGCTCGAGGCCGCGGTCCCGTAACAACGTCGTCGCCACCTTCAGCTGGCCGCGCCCACCGTCGAGCACCCACAAGTCGGGCAGCGGCTCCTTCTCGAGCTTGTCGAGGCGCCGCGTGAGCGTCTCGCGCATGCAGGCGAGATCGTCGCCGGCGGGCGCGTCCTTCATGCGGTAGCGGCGATAGGCGTTCTTGTCGGGCGCGCCGTCTTCGAACACGACGCGGCTCGCGACCGCGAGCGTGCCCGCGAGGTTCGACACGTCGTAGCACTCGATGCGCCGCGGCGGCTGGCGGAGTCCGAGCTTCTCCTGCAAGTCGTCGAGCGTGGCGTCGATCGTTTCGCGAGCGGCGAGCCGGCGCTCGAGCGCGCTCTCGGCGTTCTTTTGCGCGAGATCGCCGAGCTCGCGCGGCGCACCGCGCTGCGGCACGCGCACGTCCACCGCCCTGCCCGCGCGCTCTCCGAGCCACGCCGTCAACGCCTCGAGCTCGCTCGGCTCGGTCGACACCAACACTTCCGCCGGCGCCGCGCTCGCCGCTTCGCCCGCGTAGAACTGCGCGAGGAAGCTCGCCATCACGTCCGCGTCGGGGATCTCGACCTGCGAGAACGCGTGCTCGGCGGCGCCGATCACGCGCCCCTCGCGCACGTGCAGCACCTGCAGCTGCACCTCGCCCGCGCGCCGCGCGAGCGCGAACACGTCGCGATCCTGCGCGCGCTCCGAGACGATCTGCTGGCG encodes the following:
- a CDS encoding ComEC family DNA internalization-related competence protein; amino-acid sequence: MRAALPLTTAAFAAGIAIGDAWPALAAAARFAAAACAALALVLAWRTRARSAALLALLAALSAGAALMGARARESLATLAQPRRDAVIEGHVARIEPRATHTRLVLERVAWVRPATPDGPRRMQLALDAGAAPPPLGATIRALVRTQTQRPGAANPGGFDAARALARRGVGASARAVDALLVQVVEAPRQSSLQVLAHARLSALARLQRAGRGGALLATLGLGDASALPDVDRRAWAALGIAHLLSVSGLHLRSPPAPRGRSRSRCSRARRA
- the uvrC gene encoding excinuclease ABC subunit UvrC; protein product: MTDTAADLAERASALPQTPGVYLLKSARGKVLYVGKAQNLRSRVKQYFAGGDGRMQVPNLMARVGDVAVLVTDSVKNALLLENELIKQHRPPFNVRLRDDKQYLALRLDRSEAWPRLTQVRRFAKDGADYFGPYTSSTNLRASLNHLRRLFPLRSCSEGVFRDYARRGRPCIEFEMKRCPAPCVNRVTTEAYAELLHGTELFLRGRSAELTQLLRAKMDLAAEEERFEEAAQLRDRIAAVEDTVARQQIVSERAQDRDVFALARRAGEVQLQVLHVREGRVIGAAEHAFSQVEIPDADVMASFLAQFYAGEAASAAPAEVLVSTEPSELEALTAWLGERAGRAVDVRVPQRGAPRELGDLAQKNAESALERRLAARETIDATLDDLQEKLGLRQPPRRIECYDVSNLAGTLAVASRVVFEDGAPDKNAYRRYRMKDAPAGDDLACMRETLTRRLDKLEKEPLPDLWVLDGGRGQLKVATTLLRDRGLEQDHVGLAKERDDESPSVRVKRSGGLKAERVFLPDRVNPVLLLPSSKGLLLLQRIRDEAHRFAIEFQRSLRQRRAMLSILEEIPGIGPTKRRALLRELGSLKRVREASADELAAVKGIARGDAERIHGFFRALEREAEFPIVASEPLTEPASSEAPSAADS